Part of the Nicotiana sylvestris chromosome 5, ASM39365v2, whole genome shotgun sequence genome is shown below.
CCTTCACAGGGTTGTAAATAGTGCTCACCTCAGCGCTAATAGCGTGAGGCGTAGCGATGCGAGCCTCCAGCGCTAATTGCCTCTGTTGCATTGCGATTTCAGAAAGGCGCTCGCCTCTACCTGTGTAGCGAAAGGAGACTGTAGCATcgctttttgaaagaaaaaaaaagcgcAGCAAACCAGCGATTAAAAGAAAAAGACCAGCGATTAGGGCTTTCAACCATTTCTTTCTTCTTCAAGCTTCAAACAGCAGACCAGCAATTTCTTTCTCCTTCAAGTCGACCCAGCCACAGCAGAGCATCAAcgattcttctttcttcttcatcaagttctcttcttctcctttgttcttcttcgagtttctgccatttttttctttcttctcctttcttcctttctttcttcctttttcttcttcttctattcttcttttattttttgctctgttgtttttgaattttgatcGAGCATACAGAGagctttttctttcatttcttccttccctccttcctttttcttcttctcttctttttttgtttttggctcTGTTTATTCAATTCCTTCACGGGTAGAGGCAGAGAGCATTATTTCAAACCTGAAATTTCCTCCTCTTTTCAGTTATAGAGTAGAATTAATTGCATATTGACTTGATAATTTTTTCCTATAAAATAGTATCGAAATGGCGTCATCCGATGGTAATAAAAGAAATGATATAGCTTGGAATTAGGCTATACAAGGCTCATCAAGATCCGCAATTAAATGTGTGTTTTGTGAAAAAAACATATCATGGTGGAATAACTCGTCACAAACAACATTTGATTGGTAAATTTTAAAATGTAGTACAATGTCCTCTTTGTCCGCCTGATGTTACGGAGGAAGTAAAAGCATTTGTTGAGAAGAAAAATGTGACAAGAACTCAAATGAGTTATGAAGCATCGGTGAATCTTATTGATAAAGATGATAAAATGGGAcccacccccaaaaaaaaaaaatcaaaagatatCTTCAAATAGTTATAGTGGGTCATCCACAGCGCGTATGGTGACAAAAGGTCTTCTCAATCTTTATTTCTCGGCAAAACAACAAGAAAAGGGAAAAGGTGATTCTGGTTCAGGTTTAGAAGCcaagaagattttgagggatCGTGCCATAAGTGCCTTTGCAACATGGATGTATGATGCAGGGCTCCTTTTCAATTGTGTTAACAACAAAACTTTTGATAAATTCATTGAGGTTGTAGGACAATATGGCCCAGGAATGAAGCATCCTAGCTATCATGAAGTTAGAGTAACTCATCTTAAAAAAGAGATGAAGAAGATAGACAAAATTGTTGAGGAGCATGGAGTGGAATGGAACAAGTTAGGATGTTCCACTATGATGGATAAATGAACAGCACGAAATGGAAAAATGGTCATAAATGTGTTGGCGAATTCTTCAAGAGGTAGTGTTTTTCTTGTATCTTACAATGCTAGCAACTCTTCTACGGATGCAACCAAAATGTACAACTTGTTTGCAAAGACTATTGAGAAAGTTGGAAAGGAAAATGTTGTACAAGTTGTTACCGATAACGCTAGTGAGAATGTTAGTGCGGGTAAAATGATGCAAGGTGTATATACACACATTTATTGGACTCCATGTGATGCCTATTGTATCAATTTGATGTTTAGTGACATATCAAAAGAAACCCCATATGCTTCAAGTTACTTTAATATAGTTATCTTTAAAGCTTTAACTTTATTTTACTTATGTCCTATTAAGTATTAACTATAAAATTGTCATTGTTATTTTTAGTGTTTTCACTAAGCCGTCAAGATATATTCTTACATCAGCCAGAGGCCACTGTTATAGAATTTGATGAGAAAATTTACAAATGAAAGAAATTTGGTGAGGCCGGCCAAGACTAGATTTGCAACGGCTTTCTTGACTTTGCATAGTTTTTACTTGCAAAAGAAAAACTTGAGAAAGCTAGTTCTTTCAAATGAATGGAAAGAAAATAGATATGCAAAGGAAGCTGCGGGGTAATAAACTGTCAAAATTCTTATTTCTTCATCATTTTGAATGGTGGTCCTTTGATTAGGGTACTTCGTATGGTTGATGGGGAGAGAAAACCACCAATGGGCTATCTTTATGAAGATATGGATAGAGCCAAAGAAACTATTGAAGCATCATTTGAGGGAGATCTGAGGAAATATGAGAAAGTTTTTGAGATTATTGATAGAGGTGGTTAGATCAACTCCATCGACCTTTGCATGCAGCAGACCATATTTTGAACCCGGgattgttttacaagaacaataGAGATGGCATTTTAGATTCAGATGTGTGGGTTGGATACCATAAATGTATTGAGAAGTTGGTCCCCGATGCAGCGATGGTAGATCAAATAGGGGAGGAGTTTGGTAAGTACACACGAGCAGATGACCTATTTGGTTTATAGGCGTTAGAGCCACAGACATAAGGTCGCCAGGTAAATAACTTTAATATAGATATCCTCATAGCTTTAATTTATTCGATTTATTTATACTTATtaacttttaaaatatttttctatagTTGAATGGCGGATGCAATTTGGTCGTCAAACTCCAAACTTGCAAAAGTTTGCCATCAAAATACTAAGCTTAACTAGTCGTGCATCTGGATGTGAGAGAAATTGAAGCGTATTTGAGCATGTAAGAAGCAGATTTAATATATTAATATATTCTATATTGTATTATTAGTAGTACCTATTAATTACTCTCTATAACTTATACGCAGATTCACTCCAAGAAAAGGAATAGGCTTGAGCTATCGCGTCTCAATGATCTAGTGTATATTAAATATAATAGAACATTGAAGCGTCTTTATGACGCTCGCAACATCATTGAGTTGGATAACATTGACGATGCAAATGAATGGTTAACTGGAGCCCCCAAAAATCATGAAGATGAATAAGTGTATGTAGGAGATGATCTTGATTGGGGTAGTGTTTCTATGGCTGCTGGAGTTGAGGAGAATATCTATAGTCTTAGAAGGAGTTCTTCAAGTTCAAATAACAAGGGAAAGGGAGTAGCTACAAGTTCAAGTCAATCCCTAATTGATGAAGACTCTGAGGATGAAGCAGATGATAGCCAATATAATGCTAACATTTTTGAAGTTCAAGAATTTGAAAATCTTGAAGAAGAATAGATATTGCTTGTTTTAGTTTATGAATCTACTATGACTATCTAttgagtttttatttattaatatattattgCTATTGAGTTTTTAGTTTTAATATATATGtaatattttcaatttttttttttgtataaattGTCGCTTCACATCAAAAAGGCGAGCGCTTCGCTTCTCACGCTCGCCTCAGTGAAGCGGGCCTTCGTCACTATTTGTCCCCTCACGCTATCCAAAACACTTCTCCTTCACTACCTTAGTGAATATATGCGATACAGgacaaaaaataatttaaaatattaactACTGATTTTTTCAGCACTCTTGATTCAAAGTACAAAAAATGGATGAACTATCGACAAATACTATCCTGTCTACCAAAGATGATACATGAGGTAACTATGATTTAGATGTCCATAAGTGATGAGTAGTATGAAGTAAATTTTAGACAGAAACAAACCCAAATGAAATAAACAGCAGTAAAGATACATATTTCAGTAGTTAAATATATACTAAAATGTAGCTCCTATTGGGGGAAGATACTCTTAGATGGAGCAAACATAGTAGTGAAATTTATGCAGTTAGCTCAGCATACAAAGATCTAAACCAGGTGGGTTCTCAAATCAGCTTATGGCCTTGGAAGCACATATGGAAAGTAAAGATACCATACAAAGTGGCATGCTTTACTTGGCTGGTGACCAAAAAAGCAGTGCTCGCTCAGGAGAACCTAAGGAGGAGAGGATTACCAATTTGCTCAAGATGTTATCTGTGTGGACAAGATGCAGAGACAATTAGCCATCTGTTTCTACATTGTTGAGTGACTAGTCAGCTGTGGGATCGGTTCCTCAACCTCAGGGATTTTAGGTGGACAATACCAAGGAAAACTTCTGAACTTTTGTCTAGCTGAAGCACAGGGGGAAACTCTAACTCTAACAAAGATAGATGGAAAATTGAAGATACAAGTAGCCGTGTAGCCCCACAGAGAAGATCAAGATgaattttattcttctttttagttTTTGGTGTAAATTAGAATATACTGATGATCTGAATGCAATCATAGAAGCTTTAGGCTCCTTATGAGAAGAACAAGGAGTTAGGGTATTTGGTTTTTGTTTCTACCTTCTCATGATGAAAATTTTGGCTTCCAGTACAAGAGTTTGTACTGATGATTTAATTTATATTGTGCAAACAACACAAGAACATCGACACTAACTGTACGTATGGAAAAAAACTATTAATATCAGGAAACAACTATTGGAAATAGAGGAGCCATAAGGTGCCAGAAATGCCCACTTCTAAAGAAATTGTTATCAGGTAATTTACCTAAAAGGTCAACTATCgtataccaaaaaaaaaattggaagcAACTTTCAATAGCTTAGGAAAATGTAGAAGAGATTCAGAACCTCAAAAGGTTAAGTAGCAAGAGTGAAAGAAATGAATCGAATTCAACTCACAATGCCATAGCTTTGTTTCCCCAGAAAAAGCACATCAATTTTACTTTGTCTCTTCCACAGTATCATCAGAATCTGAATCACTGACATTAtaacctaaaaaaaaaaaagaaatcatgaAGACGCATATTGGACTGATGCACGAAACCGTTATAGTCAATAAAAGAGGTAGTCCGCACACCTGGGCGTTTATCACTCACTTTCCATGCTGAAGACCTACTCTTTGAAGCTCGGTTAATCCAAGCTCTTCCCTAGACCCAAAAATAATCAATCAGTCAAAGCATTTCGAACATCCCATGCCAAAAGCACCGACACATCTCCCACACACACAAATGTACATTTACAAAGAAGAGAGCTGATATCAGTCATAATTTCAAGTAAAATTCAACAGTTTCCAATGGATGTAATTATGCTGCTCTTTTCTTTGGACTGATTTGGTTCACCAAAACTCTTCTGTTCATGAAACGTAGTTGAGAAACTTATTTCATCGGAAAGATTAACATTGATAAGTGGTTCAATCCATCTGTTTTCCTTATGTCACTAAGCAATTTACTAAGAAATCTATCCAATAATATCTGCATAAAGCACAAACTATCACTAAATCCAATGTTTTAGCATTTATCTCTTTATTTGGAGTTactctagtttttttttttggggggggggggggtccccTCTGGCCTTCAAGAATTAAGAGGAGAGCAAAACAGTTCAAAGGCAATTGCATTTTTATGTTAAGATGACGGTCCCATTGGCTTTACTTATATGTATCTTCTTGGGTCACAGTGAAAAACTTCAAAACTCAAATGATGGCTCCCTGCTTATTGACTATGACTCCACATCAATTGTTAGTTACTTATTCACGTCTTCCCTTTACCTTTAACATAGTTGAACCGTTTTTACTTTGCAACCATGAAGATAATGATAAGAGTTCAAGGATGATTGCCAATTTATGTTTAGAAATGCTCTTTTAGCTACTGTCTTTTACCGTTTCTCTGTCTATATCTAGTAAATAGAAAACATAAATCTGTGCTTAGTTACTAAATCCAAAATTTTGAGCATGCTAAGAGCCCTAGTAAGTGAATATTACAGCATGTAAAGCAAGAACAGAGATAGTAAAATGCATAAAAACATGTGTTCGGCTAAGATAATATTTTCCATCGAACAGGGAATGACTTGTTTTCCCAAATATCACATTTCTTACTCTATATCACATTTCTTAGTCAATATTTTCAATCTTTAATACATAAATTTGTCACCAAATCACTTTCTTCAAATCCTATCGATAAGGGCAGGGCAAGTGTCCCAATTAGGAATTCGGCAGAACCAGTAGCTTTGACACAGAGCCTGTATTTGATTCATTAACCCAGTAAATCTTTTCTAAAGTCCAGAATTCATAAACTCAAAATCCTGGCTACTCTTATGCAACCATCTTGTATGATGATGATAAGTCACCTACTTTATAACAAAAAAGATGAGAAAATGATTTCACCTTTTGCGGGTCTCTAGGGATGCCATAGCCACTATAATACATCTGACCCACAAGAACCTGCATAGCTGTATCCCCAGCTTTAGCCTCCTTAAGAGTGTCTTGAAACCACCGCTTAACGCACTCCCCCACTACGTCGGCAAGCGGATGCCGCCGCTGTTCAGCCAAAGGCTTGGAATTTGAGTTTGAACTCTCTTCCTCCATCTTTGATTTTATCTTGAGCCGCTGCTCCGACGATTCTCCGGCAACTCCTTTTGACTTTGGTGTCTCCCTCTCCGTGGATGAAATTGATGGCCTAATCCTTGATGTACGGTGGATTCTGTTAGAGCTGATGATTCTTGCAAATCCTTGAGGAAGGGATTTCCCCATATAGTGTGTGCAAATGTACCAAATCTAAAGTATCTTATTTGTTTGTTTCCACGAAAAGGATGTTTAAAATTAGAGACTAGGAATCAAGAAAGTGCAAAATTTAGAGATTTTTCTGTTCCTTTGTGTTAGCTGAATCATATGGTTCCCGGCTGACATgcatttctttttttaaaaaaaatttaaggtATTCCAAGAGTTTTAATGTGTCCATTAAAAATTACTCAAAAGAATAAAAAACTATTGATACTAATCTTTTGCTTTATACTTTACTAAAGATGTTTAAAAAGTTTGATACTATTTATCTTTGTCTATCTATTTGtttttctacccataaactaattacatttcctacccaTAGTAGGTTTTGTGggggaattttttctttattctccaattctattttatttctatgcttcttttcttttcttttttcttttttttttcttttctccttttcttttttctcgttttcttcttatttttttcttttttccttttctaattccatttaacttctttttttttctcttcataatctaatttcatttactgttttcattatttttattattcttttttttatattattactaaagaaaaatcaaattgtgtATCAACTAAAtataatacaaccaaaaaaatattaactaacatatgataccagTATAGTATATAACTTACCTACAGGGTATACAATTGTACGCAAAgagttaaaaaaatttaattcaattattaaactgaaataatatcagttgtcaataaaaatttaaaaaaaatttaaaagtatctaattgtaagagtataTCGTTACATTATATAGCATactataattttattttattttttgcattttcaatttgCCCCTCACGCTCGGTAAAagcttaaagcaaattaaaagggaaaaggcaagtgaatttacAAGTAATAAGtattatagtatattgtatactattacaaCATATTGTTACAGTATATTGCATATTATTAGAGTATACtataacaatatattgtatactataatagtataactatatactcctaTTGTATATTGTATACTGTAGCGGTATACTGTTAGGTAactgtgttcttcttcgattattacaatataccgttgcagtatattgtaaactataatagtatactgttgCAGTATGGCTATATACTCCTACAGCATATTATATATCGTAGAGGTATACTGTAGttgtgttcttcttcgattttcaattgaaaatttcgatctcaatcacctcaaatcagctccaaatgctatcaaatttcagtatgaacttcCAGAAGGTATTATAAGCAATATCCAACAGCACTCACTTTGAATCAAATAaaaaatcttcaaaataaaaaatttaaattcaaaagcttcaaacccaaCAATGGTGAATGTTGCAATTAAAGCTCTGGTCATTGCTCCTAACAAATCCACTTTCTGTCTCTTAGCCTATTAAAACTCCGGTCATTGCTTCTAATAAGGTGCCCACTGCAAAAAAACCAAATTCATTCCTTAATAGCTTCAAATTAGAAAATAACTTTAAGAAATTAAAGTCCAGATATTTGAAACACAATCaccaacaaaaaatatatatatataattgagaGATTCATTCCCCTCTATTTCAAAGGTCATATTTTCCCCTTCTTTTTCTGCTTTTACTTCTACTACTACTTGCCAAATATAAACTCATTGAATTCCATTTTCACTTGGGATTTGGGATTTCtgcgttttttttttttgctttcctTTTCACAATGCAATTCTGCAAACAGGTAAAGAGATGACCGGAGGCGGTGGAGACATATGCAAAACAGTTACAATGAAAATAACCGGGTAAATAGTTTAGGCCCCATGGGTAGGAGTAGTAAATAGTTTGGGTCTGGACattaaagggtaaatagtttagaattaatgggtataaagtgagattttctcttcttataagtggttttaaggatatgcgaTTTTACTTGGCACAAACTGAGAAATATGAGAATTAATATTAGAAATTAACtgtaaaataaagcaaaccaatATAATGAGTGGTTATGGCCTTCGAGCTGGATCGCCCTCGAACCAACAGAGTATGATGAAAAAGAGTATGAACCAAACAACAAAGCTTAAGAGAGAAAATGTAATATATTGTTTTGTTATGCGTGAATATGATTattacaaaatgattagaaccccctttatatagtagaggaattctacttatggtacaattctaaatatagaagaaaatctcATGATTGGCTAAACGTCCGGTCTTgacttgatacgtgccgagattttcgCCACGATCCTTGCCCGATCACGGATATCTCGGCTTTCTGTTATTCGATATAGTAGGCTTCCTTCGATCTCGCTCGATCTCTATCTCGCTTCGATCTCGATCACGGCTAGTTTCGATCTTGATCGATCATCGACTCATGAGCTTGGCAATCCATCTCTGTGCTATGGTTCGATGCAATACGAGGCCGAGCCTTTGTCTTCCACCCTTATTTCGATTAGCCATACAAAATTAGGGAAGCTCGATTTTGAtcatatatagatagtccccttgTTTTTTGGAGTGTAATGACAAGA
Proteins encoded:
- the LOC138868926 gene encoding uncharacterized protein — protein: MVINVLANSSRGSVFLVSYNASNSSTDATKMYNLFAKTIEKVGKENVVQVVTDNASENVSAVFSLSRQDIFLHQPEATKNLRKLVLSNEWKENRYAKEAAGVLRMVDGERKPPMGYLYEDMDRAKETIEASFEGDLRKYEKVFEIIDRGDDLDWGSVSMAAGVEENIYSLRRSSSSSNNKGKGVATSSSQSLIDEDSEDEADDSQYNANIFEVQEFENLEEE
- the LOC104213009 gene encoding uncharacterized protein, whose amino-acid sequence is MGKSLPQGFARIISSNRIHRTSRIRPSISSTERETPKSKGVAGESSEQRLKIKSKMEEESSNSNSKPLAEQRRHPLADVVGECVKRWFQDTLKEAKAGDTAMQVLVGQMYYSGYGIPRDPQKGRAWINRASKSRSSAWKVSDKRPGYNVSDSDSDDTVEETK